In a genomic window of Mycolicibacterium neoaurum VKM Ac-1815D:
- the cysD gene encoding sulfate adenylyltransferase subunit CysD: MTTSADLDPAAARYELSHLRALEAEAIHIIREVAAEFEKPVLLFSGGKDSIVMLHLAIKAFAPGRLPFPVMHVDTGHNFDEVLQVRDELVAEHGVRLVVAKVQDDIDAGRVVETIPSRNPMQTFTLLRAIRENKFDAAFGGARRDEEKARAKERVFSFRDEFGQWDPKAQRPELWNLYNGRHKKGEHIRAFPISNWTEFDIWSYIGAEKITLPSIYYAHQRQVFERDGMLLAVHKFMQPRKDEPVIEKTVRFRTVGDVTCTGCVESLAGTVAEVIAETAVSRLTERGATRADDRISEAGMEDRKREGYF; the protein is encoded by the coding sequence ATGACGACCTCCGCCGATCTCGACCCGGCCGCCGCCCGGTACGAGCTGAGCCATCTACGCGCGCTGGAGGCCGAGGCCATCCACATCATCCGAGAGGTCGCCGCCGAGTTCGAGAAGCCGGTGCTGCTGTTCTCCGGCGGTAAGGACTCGATCGTCATGCTGCACCTGGCCATCAAGGCGTTCGCGCCGGGCCGGTTGCCCTTCCCGGTGATGCACGTCGACACCGGCCACAACTTCGACGAGGTCCTGCAGGTTCGCGACGAACTGGTGGCCGAGCACGGGGTGCGCCTGGTGGTGGCCAAGGTGCAGGACGATATCGACGCAGGCCGCGTCGTGGAGACCATCCCGTCGCGCAACCCGATGCAGACCTTCACGCTGCTGCGGGCCATCCGGGAGAACAAGTTCGACGCCGCGTTCGGCGGGGCGCGGCGCGACGAGGAGAAGGCCCGGGCCAAGGAGCGGGTGTTCAGCTTCCGTGACGAGTTCGGCCAGTGGGACCCCAAGGCGCAGCGGCCCGAACTCTGGAATCTCTACAACGGCAGGCACAAGAAGGGTGAGCACATCCGTGCGTTCCCCATCTCGAACTGGACCGAGTTCGACATCTGGTCCTATATCGGGGCCGAGAAGATCACGCTGCCGTCCATCTACTACGCCCACCAGCGCCAGGTGTTCGAGCGCGACGGGATGCTGCTGGCGGTGCACAAGTTCATGCAGCCGCGTAAGGACGAACCGGTGATCGAGAAGACGGTGCGGTTCCGCACGGTCGGCGACGTCACCTGCACCGGCTGCGTGGAGTCGCTGGCCGGCACCGTGGCCGAGGTGATCGCCGAGACCGCGGTGTCCAGGCTGACCGAACGCGGCGCGACCCGCGCCGATGACCGGATCTCCGAGGCCGGGATGGAAGACCGCAAGCGCGAGGGGTATTTCTGA
- a CDS encoding Rrf2 family transcriptional regulator: MRMSAKAEYAVRAMIQLATVDAGELVKTDDLAKAQGIPAQFLVDILSDLRTDRLVRSHRGRDGGYELARPAAEISIADVLRCIDGPLASVRDIGLGDLPYAGPTAKLTDVWRALRASMRAVLEETSLADVASGALPDHVAALAGSYLNQEAQRGHG, translated from the coding sequence ATGCGGATGTCGGCGAAGGCGGAGTACGCCGTCCGTGCCATGATCCAGCTGGCCACTGTGGACGCCGGTGAGCTGGTCAAGACCGACGACCTGGCCAAGGCGCAGGGCATCCCCGCGCAGTTCCTCGTCGACATCCTCTCCGACCTGCGCACCGACCGGCTGGTGCGCAGCCACCGCGGCCGCGATGGCGGCTACGAGCTGGCCCGCCCGGCCGCCGAGATCAGCATCGCTGATGTGCTGCGCTGCATCGACGGACCGCTGGCCAGCGTGCGCGATATCGGTCTCGGGGACCTGCCGTACGCCGGGCCCACTGCCAAGCTCACCGACGTGTGGCGGGCGCTGCGCGCCAGTATGCGTGCAGTTCTCGAGGAGACCAGCCTCGCCGATGTGGCATCGGGTGCGCTTCCCGATCATGTCGCTGCGCTGGCCGGAAGCTACCTCAACCAGGAGGCCCAGCGCGGCCACGGCTGA
- a CDS encoding pyridoxamine 5'-phosphate oxidase family protein, which produces MSTETPSTTVTRLREKQRTDRAGLDQLLDSTPLATVALIRDGHPVAFPIGFARLGDDLVIHGSTGSPWLRALSAGVPAAVSVTTLDGVVIARSGFESSFHYRSAALYGSFEPIADADKLPVLEALTDAFIPGRVSELRVSTRRELAASLALRLPITADNWSLKVSDDWPEDPDEDIAAGAWAGVVPLSVTYGTPQRAPDCDPGIPEPASVRSMTGELRSWANPV; this is translated from the coding sequence GTGAGCACCGAAACGCCCTCCACCACGGTCACCCGGTTGCGGGAGAAGCAGCGCACCGACCGCGCCGGTCTGGATCAATTGCTCGACAGCACACCGCTGGCCACGGTGGCATTGATCCGCGACGGACACCCCGTGGCGTTCCCCATCGGATTCGCCCGCCTCGGTGACGATCTGGTGATCCACGGGTCCACCGGGTCACCGTGGCTGCGCGCGCTGTCCGCCGGCGTACCCGCCGCCGTCTCGGTGACGACGCTCGACGGCGTCGTGATCGCCCGCAGCGGCTTCGAATCCTCGTTCCACTACCGCAGCGCCGCCCTGTACGGCAGCTTCGAACCGATCGCCGACGCCGACAAGCTGCCGGTGTTGGAGGCGCTGACCGACGCGTTCATCCCCGGCCGGGTGTCCGAGCTGCGCGTCAGCACGCGCCGCGAACTCGCCGCGAGTCTGGCGCTGCGGTTGCCGATCACGGCCGACAACTGGTCGCTCAAGGTCAGCGATGATTGGCCGGAAGATCCGGACGAGGACATCGCCGCCGGGGCGTGGGCCGGTGTGGTGCCGCTGTCGGTCACCTACGGCACCCCGCAGCGTGCGCCCGACTGCGATCCGGGGATCCCCGAACCCGCGTCGGTCCGGTCGATGACCGGCGAGCTGCGGAGCTGGGCCAACCCGGTATGA
- a CDS encoding FAD-binding and (Fe-S)-binding domain-containing protein, with the protein MLRDALRAAGIADVRVDGTSRALYSSDASLYRVTPQAVVFPAHPDEVAAALSVCRDRGVPLTARGAGTSIAGNAVGPGVVLDFSRHLNKVVSVDPESRIAVVQPGVVQAALQRAAAPHRLRFGPDPSSHTRCTIGGMIGNNACGSRALGYGRTSDNIAGLRVLTAAGDELVLGPGQSTSPALDELAAITRAGLSTIRTQFGRFGRQVSGYALENLLPENTFDVARLMAGSEGTLAVLTEATVRLVGEPAHRMLVVLGYPDIATAGDATPAILEHRPTACEGIDSRIVDIVRERKGPRAVPPLPGGAAWVFVEVVGDTHAEVEQRAARVGTSCAATDFLVVDHPVQAAALWRIREDGAGLSARSVRDRPAHAGWEDAAVPPERLGAYLRDFDALLTEFDVTGMPYGHFGDGCMHVRIDLPLDRPGGTAVFREFLLAAADLVVGYGGSLSGEHGDGRARSELLDKMYSPEALALQAAVKRAFDPGNLLNPGVIVDPAPLDADLRIPAAPLVRQKLALAYRHDGGNFTQAVHRCTGVGKCRADNTGTGGVMCPSYLATREEKDSTRGRARVLQEMINGTDVRGGWRAPEVHAALDLCLSCKGCASDCPTGVDMGSYKSEVLYQSYRGRLRPASHYSLGWLPRWAALARIAPGVVNTAARWGGRAGLAAAGVDHRRHIPAFAPRSFRSWFAANVPADAPGDEVVLFVDTFTDHFTPEVGVATVRVLQDAGYSPRLTRRRQCCGLTWISTGQLDTARRVLGRTVAALRPFADRGVPVVGMEPSCTAVLRADAAELLDSPAAATVAGATRTLAELLTARGWAPPSMQGSRVVAQPHCHHHSVMGWADDAALLTTAGAEVVRLGGCCGLAGNFGVEKGHYEVSVAVAEQQLLPAVRAADPNTAVLADGYSCRTQLSDLSDRRGLHLAQLLAARLPDRP; encoded by the coding sequence ATGCTACGGGACGCTCTGCGGGCGGCGGGCATCGCAGACGTCCGTGTCGACGGCACCTCACGAGCCCTGTACTCCTCCGACGCTTCGCTGTACCGCGTCACCCCGCAGGCCGTGGTCTTCCCCGCCCACCCCGACGAGGTCGCCGCGGCCCTGTCGGTATGTCGCGATCGAGGTGTTCCGCTGACCGCCCGCGGCGCCGGCACATCCATCGCCGGTAATGCCGTCGGGCCCGGCGTGGTGCTGGACTTCAGCCGCCACCTCAACAAGGTCGTCTCGGTCGACCCGGAAAGCCGTATCGCCGTCGTGCAACCCGGTGTCGTGCAGGCCGCGCTGCAACGGGCGGCCGCACCACACCGGTTGCGCTTCGGCCCCGATCCGTCGAGCCACACCCGCTGCACCATCGGCGGCATGATCGGCAACAACGCCTGCGGGTCACGGGCGCTGGGCTACGGCCGCACCTCCGACAACATCGCCGGGCTACGGGTGCTCACCGCCGCCGGTGACGAACTCGTCCTGGGCCCCGGACAGTCGACATCGCCGGCGCTCGACGAGCTGGCCGCGATCACCCGCGCCGGCCTGTCGACCATCCGCACCCAATTCGGCCGGTTCGGTCGGCAGGTTTCGGGCTATGCCCTGGAAAACCTCCTGCCGGAGAACACCTTCGACGTCGCGCGGCTGATGGCCGGCAGCGAGGGCACCCTGGCGGTGCTCACCGAGGCCACGGTGCGACTGGTCGGCGAACCCGCCCACCGCATGCTTGTCGTGCTGGGCTACCCCGATATCGCGACCGCCGGGGACGCGACACCGGCCATCCTCGAGCACCGCCCCACCGCCTGTGAGGGAATCGACTCGCGCATCGTCGACATCGTCAGGGAACGCAAGGGCCCCCGCGCCGTGCCGCCGTTACCCGGCGGGGCGGCCTGGGTTTTCGTCGAGGTCGTGGGTGACACCCACGCCGAGGTCGAACAGCGAGCCGCACGTGTGGGAACCAGCTGTGCAGCAACCGATTTCCTTGTGGTCGACCATCCGGTGCAGGCGGCGGCGCTGTGGCGCATCCGCGAGGACGGCGCCGGCCTGTCGGCGCGCAGCGTGCGGGACCGGCCCGCGCATGCGGGCTGGGAGGATGCCGCCGTCCCGCCCGAGCGACTCGGCGCCTACCTGCGCGATTTCGACGCCCTGTTGACCGAGTTCGACGTGACGGGAATGCCCTACGGTCATTTCGGCGACGGCTGCATGCACGTGCGCATCGACCTGCCGCTGGACCGCCCCGGCGGCACCGCGGTGTTCCGTGAATTCCTGCTCGCAGCAGCCGATTTGGTGGTCGGTTACGGCGGATCGCTGTCCGGAGAGCACGGCGACGGCCGCGCCCGCTCGGAACTGTTGGACAAGATGTACTCCCCGGAGGCGCTGGCCTTGCAGGCCGCGGTGAAGCGGGCCTTCGATCCGGGCAACCTGCTCAATCCCGGGGTGATCGTCGATCCGGCACCGCTGGATGCCGACCTGCGCATCCCGGCGGCCCCGCTGGTGCGCCAGAAGCTGGCATTGGCTTACCGCCATGACGGAGGAAACTTCACCCAGGCCGTGCACCGCTGCACCGGAGTCGGCAAGTGCCGCGCCGACAACACCGGCACCGGCGGCGTGATGTGCCCGTCGTATCTGGCCACCCGTGAGGAGAAGGACTCGACCCGCGGGCGGGCCAGGGTGCTGCAGGAGATGATCAACGGCACCGACGTGCGCGGCGGATGGCGCGCACCCGAGGTGCACGCGGCACTGGACCTGTGCCTGTCCTGCAAGGGATGTGCCTCCGATTGTCCGACCGGTGTGGATATGGGCTCCTACAAGTCCGAGGTCCTCTACCAGAGCTACCGGGGTCGGCTGCGCCCGGCGTCGCACTACTCACTGGGCTGGCTGCCCCGCTGGGCGGCGCTGGCCCGCATCGCTCCCGGTGTGGTCAACACCGCCGCCCGCTGGGGCGGCCGGGCGGGGCTGGCCGCCGCCGGTGTCGACCATCGCAGGCATATCCCGGCGTTCGCGCCCAGGAGTTTTCGGTCCTGGTTCGCCGCCAACGTGCCCGCCGACGCTCCCGGTGACGAGGTGGTGCTCTTCGTCGACACGTTCACCGACCACTTCACCCCGGAGGTCGGGGTCGCCACCGTGCGGGTGCTGCAGGACGCCGGTTACTCGCCCCGCCTGACCCGCCGACGGCAATGCTGCGGGCTGACCTGGATATCGACCGGCCAACTCGATACCGCGCGCCGCGTGCTGGGACGCACCGTGGCGGCGTTGCGGCCCTTCGCCGATCGCGGTGTGCCGGTGGTCGGCATGGAGCCCTCGTGCACCGCGGTACTGCGCGCCGATGCCGCCGAACTGCTGGACTCCCCCGCCGCCGCCACCGTTGCGGGGGCGACGCGCACGCTGGCCGAGTTGCTGACCGCGCGCGGCTGGGCGCCGCCGTCGATGCAGGGCAGCCGGGTCGTGGCGCAGCCGCATTGTCACCACCACTCCGTGATGGGGTGGGCCGACGATGCCGCGCTGTTGACCACCGCCGGTGCCGAGGTGGTCCGACTCGGCGGATGTTGCGGCCTGGCCGGCAATTTCGGTGTGGAGAAGGGACACTACGAGGTGTCGGTCGCGGTCGCCGAGCAGCAACTGCTCCCCGCCGTGCGGGCCGCGGACCCCAATACCGCGGTACTGGCCGACGGTTACTCGTGCCGCACCCAGCTCTCGGATCTGTCCGACCGGCGCGGACTGCACCTTGCGCAACTGTTGGCGGCGCGGCTACCCGATCGACCGTAA
- the cysN gene encoding sulfate adenylyltransferase subunit CysN, which produces MATLLRIATAGSVDDGKSTLIGRLLFDSKAVMEDQLAAVERTSKERGNDYTDLALVTDGLRAEREQGITIDVAYRYFATAKRKFIIADTPGHVQYTRNMVTGASTAQLVIVLVDARHGLLEQSRRHAFLASLLGIQHIVLAVNKMDLVDWDEERFNQIRDDFHEFAARLDIHDVTTIPMSALNGDNVVTKSDVAPWYEGPALLNHLEEVYVAGDRNLVDVRFPVQYVIRPQTREHADHRSYAGTVAGGVMRVGDEVVVLPAGKSSRITDIAGPSGPVEEAFASMAVSISLADDIDISRGDMLARPNNQPDVTSEFDATVCWMADGSALEPGRDYIIKHTTRTTRARVSALDYRLDVNTLHRDKSATALKLNELGRVTLRTQVPLLLDEYSRNPATGSFILIDPDTNGTVGAGMVRDTTPAANRAASPNAVRHQNLVTADDRLSKGSTVWFTGLSGSGKSSVAMLVEQKLLAAGRPAYVLDGDNLRHGLNADLGFSMDDRAENLRRLAHIATLLADSGQIVLVPAISPLEAHRELARTVHAEQGFDFFEVFCDTPLEDCERRDPKGLYAKARRGEITHFTGIDSPYQRPKNPDLRLTPDQSPEELAQQVVDLLSSRS; this is translated from the coding sequence ATGGCAACACTGCTTCGCATCGCCACCGCCGGTTCGGTCGACGACGGCAAGTCCACCCTGATCGGGCGGCTGCTGTTCGACTCCAAGGCCGTCATGGAGGACCAGCTGGCCGCCGTCGAGCGGACCTCCAAGGAACGCGGAAACGACTACACCGACCTGGCTCTGGTGACAGACGGCCTGCGCGCCGAGCGGGAGCAGGGCATCACCATCGATGTCGCCTACCGCTATTTCGCCACGGCCAAGCGCAAATTCATCATCGCCGACACCCCAGGCCACGTGCAGTACACCCGCAACATGGTCACCGGTGCCTCGACGGCGCAGTTGGTGATCGTGCTCGTCGACGCCCGCCACGGCCTGCTCGAGCAGTCCCGCAGGCACGCCTTCCTCGCCTCGCTGCTCGGCATCCAGCACATCGTGCTGGCGGTCAACAAGATGGACCTGGTCGACTGGGATGAGGAGCGTTTCAACCAGATTCGCGATGACTTCCACGAGTTCGCCGCGCGTCTGGACATCCACGATGTCACGACCATCCCGATGTCGGCACTCAACGGCGACAACGTCGTCACCAAATCGGACGTGGCGCCTTGGTATGAGGGCCCGGCCCTGCTGAACCATCTCGAAGAGGTGTACGTCGCCGGCGACCGCAATCTGGTCGACGTGCGATTCCCGGTGCAGTACGTGATCCGGCCGCAGACCCGTGAACATGCCGATCACCGCAGTTACGCGGGCACGGTGGCCGGTGGAGTCATGCGCGTCGGCGACGAGGTCGTGGTCCTGCCCGCCGGGAAGTCCAGTCGCATCACCGATATCGCCGGCCCCTCCGGACCGGTGGAGGAGGCGTTCGCGTCGATGGCGGTGTCGATCAGCCTCGCCGACGATATCGACATCTCCCGCGGCGACATGCTCGCCAGGCCCAACAATCAGCCCGATGTCACCAGTGAGTTCGATGCGACGGTGTGCTGGATGGCCGACGGATCGGCGCTGGAGCCCGGCCGCGACTACATCATCAAACACACCACCCGCACCACGCGGGCCCGGGTGTCGGCGCTGGACTACCGACTCGATGTCAACACGCTGCACCGGGATAAGAGTGCAACGGCGTTGAAGCTCAACGAACTCGGCCGCGTGACGCTGCGTACCCAGGTGCCGCTGCTGCTCGACGAGTACTCCCGCAATCCGGCGACCGGTTCGTTCATCCTGATCGACCCGGACACCAACGGCACCGTCGGGGCAGGCATGGTGCGCGATACCACCCCGGCCGCCAACCGGGCCGCCAGCCCGAACGCGGTGCGCCACCAGAACCTGGTCACCGCCGATGACCGACTGTCGAAGGGGTCGACGGTCTGGTTCACCGGATTGTCCGGCTCCGGGAAGTCCTCGGTGGCAATGCTCGTGGAGCAGAAGCTGTTGGCGGCAGGCCGTCCGGCCTATGTGCTCGACGGAGACAACCTGCGCCACGGGCTGAACGCCGATCTCGGTTTCTCGATGGACGACCGGGCCGAGAACCTGCGCCGGTTGGCCCACATCGCGACGTTGCTCGCCGATTCCGGTCAGATCGTGCTGGTGCCGGCGATCAGCCCGCTGGAAGCGCACCGTGAGCTCGCCCGCACCGTGCACGCCGAGCAGGGTTTCGACTTCTTCGAGGTGTTCTGCGACACCCCGCTCGAGGACTGCGAGCGCCGGGACCCGAAGGGTCTCTACGCTAAAGCTCGCCGTGGTGAAATCACCCACTTCACCGGCATCGACAGCCCCTACCAGCGGCCGAAGAACCCCGATCTGCGGCTCACGCCCGATCAGTCGCCGGAGGAGTTGGCCCAACAGGTGGTCGACCTGCTAAGCAGTCGGTCGTGA
- a CDS encoding DinB family protein, with product MTDTPPPRTGGSEIEVLRGFLDYLRTSIAAKVDGAPEPQVRTALVPSGTNLLGLLNHLIFVERWIFLGANVSDWSATFTAASDDTVADVVQRYRATVAQANDVLDRCADLTESVVTGKKSPSARWALTHMIEETGRHAGHADILRELIDGSTGR from the coding sequence ATGACCGATACCCCACCACCGCGCACCGGCGGCAGTGAGATCGAGGTGTTACGGGGGTTCCTCGACTATCTGCGCACCTCCATCGCGGCCAAGGTCGACGGCGCTCCCGAACCGCAGGTGCGCACCGCGTTGGTGCCCTCGGGCACCAACCTGCTGGGTCTGCTGAACCACCTGATCTTCGTGGAGCGGTGGATCTTCCTCGGCGCCAACGTCTCCGATTGGTCGGCGACCTTCACCGCCGCCTCCGATGACACCGTCGCCGACGTGGTGCAGCGTTACCGGGCGACGGTGGCGCAGGCCAACGACGTGCTCGACCGATGCGCCGACCTCACCGAATCGGTGGTGACCGGTAAGAAGTCGCCCAGCGCGCGATGGGCGCTGACCCACATGATCGAGGAGACCGGCAGGCACGCCGGGCATGCCGACATCCTGCGTGAGCTGATCGACGGTTCGACCGGCCGGTAA
- a CDS encoding cysteine hydrolase family protein translates to MSRPTLRNLEDLPAAPRPLKDSALVLVDCQNTYTYGVMELDGVQAALEQTAVLLDRARSAGIPVIHIQHNGGVGSPYDITAEVGAIVDAVAPRDGEPVVVKQYPNSFVQTDLDDRLKAVGATDLVVAGFMTHMCINSTARGAFNLGYAPTVVAAATATRSLPGPDGADVPAAALQSASLAALSDLFAIVVPDAAAIPD, encoded by the coding sequence ATGAGTCGCCCCACCCTGCGCAACCTGGAAGATCTGCCCGCCGCACCGCGGCCGCTGAAGGACTCGGCGCTGGTGCTGGTCGACTGCCAGAACACCTATACCTATGGCGTGATGGAGCTCGACGGTGTACAGGCCGCGCTCGAGCAGACCGCGGTACTGCTGGATCGCGCCCGCAGCGCGGGCATCCCGGTGATCCACATCCAGCACAACGGCGGGGTGGGTTCGCCCTACGACATCACCGCCGAGGTCGGCGCGATCGTCGACGCGGTCGCGCCTCGCGACGGTGAGCCGGTGGTGGTCAAGCAGTACCCGAACTCGTTCGTCCAGACCGATCTCGACGACCGGCTCAAGGCCGTGGGCGCCACCGATCTGGTCGTGGCCGGGTTCATGACGCACATGTGCATCAACTCCACCGCGCGCGGCGCATTCAACCTCGGATACGCGCCGACCGTGGTGGCCGCCGCGACGGCGACCCGGTCGCTGCCGGGTCCCGACGGCGCAGACGTGCCCGCCGCGGCACTGCAATCGGCAAGCCTGGCCGCGCTGAGCGACCTGTTCGCGATCGTCGTTCCCGACGCCGCAGCCATACCTGACTGA
- a CDS encoding 3'(2'),5'-bisphosphate nucleotidase CysQ yields MTDHELAARLATEAGELLLRVREEFAEAEAKDRKAAGDKRSHDFLMSALAEHRPGDAVLSEEGADDLVRLNSERVWIVDPLDGTREFSELGRTDWAVHVALWEGGELVAGAVALPAQGVTLATPTVDTPAAEPGPPRVVVSRTRPPAVALAVRDALGGVLVEMGSAGAKVASVVQGISDVYVHAGGQYEWDSAAPVAVARAAGLFTSRIDGSPLVYNQSDVSLPDLIVCRPELAEAVLTVTKLE; encoded by the coding sequence GTGACCGATCACGAGTTGGCGGCTCGGCTCGCCACCGAAGCCGGCGAACTGCTGCTCAGGGTTCGGGAGGAGTTCGCCGAGGCCGAGGCCAAGGATCGGAAGGCCGCAGGGGACAAGCGGTCCCACGACTTCCTGATGTCCGCGCTGGCCGAGCACCGGCCCGGTGACGCCGTTCTTTCCGAGGAGGGCGCCGATGACCTGGTCCGGCTGAACTCCGAACGGGTGTGGATCGTCGATCCGCTCGACGGGACCCGCGAGTTCTCCGAGCTCGGGCGCACCGACTGGGCCGTGCACGTGGCGCTCTGGGAGGGCGGTGAGCTGGTCGCCGGCGCGGTCGCGCTGCCCGCACAGGGTGTCACGCTGGCCACCCCGACGGTGGACACCCCGGCCGCCGAGCCGGGTCCGCCCCGGGTGGTGGTCTCACGCACCCGTCCGCCTGCGGTGGCGCTGGCGGTACGCGACGCACTGGGCGGAGTGCTCGTCGAAATGGGTTCGGCAGGAGCCAAAGTCGCCTCGGTGGTGCAGGGCATCTCCGATGTGTACGTGCACGCAGGCGGACAGTACGAGTGGGATTCGGCGGCCCCGGTTGCGGTCGCGCGGGCCGCCGGGCTGTTCACCTCCCGCATCGACGGTTCACCGTTGGTCTACAACCAGTCCGATGTCTCGCTGCCCGACCTCATCGTGTGCCGGCCCGAGTTGGCCGAGGCGGTGCTGACGGTCACCAAGCTCGAGTGA
- a CDS encoding GntR family transcriptional regulator, with protein sequence MTGPPPLDLAPLPASDGRRAEQVMEAVREALDAGVMQPGVKYSVYQLAAALGVSRTPVRDALLRLEEVGLIGFEARQGFRVRLPDPREIAEIFAIRLALEPPAAARAASGCDDALAGRLRDRMAAMQAAADSGDARIFAHQDQLLHDDILVAAHNGRARAIVRSLRETTRLLGATTERTMSDIDAEHRPVVDAIIANRPSDALRAMRSHLTSTGVLLVTQAVRDQRYPIDAEQIWAGAVGEPQ encoded by the coding sequence ATGACCGGCCCGCCGCCGCTGGATCTGGCGCCGCTGCCCGCTTCCGACGGCCGTCGGGCCGAGCAGGTCATGGAGGCCGTTCGGGAGGCGCTCGACGCCGGGGTCATGCAACCGGGGGTGAAGTACTCGGTGTACCAGCTGGCCGCCGCCCTGGGCGTGTCCCGCACTCCCGTGCGCGATGCGCTGCTGCGCCTGGAGGAGGTCGGCTTGATCGGCTTCGAAGCGCGCCAGGGCTTCCGTGTCCGGCTGCCCGACCCTCGCGAGATCGCCGAGATCTTCGCCATCAGGTTGGCACTGGAACCCCCGGCCGCGGCCCGCGCCGCGAGTGGCTGCGACGACGCCCTGGCCGGCCGGTTACGCGACCGGATGGCGGCGATGCAGGCCGCCGCCGACAGCGGCGACGCGCGGATCTTCGCCCACCAGGATCAGCTGCTCCATGACGACATCCTGGTCGCCGCGCACAACGGGCGTGCCCGCGCCATCGTCCGGTCGCTGCGCGAGACGACACGGCTGCTCGGCGCGACGACCGAACGCACGATGTCCGATATCGACGCCGAGCATCGGCCCGTCGTCGACGCGATCATCGCGAATCGACCCTCGGATGCACTGCGCGCCATGCGCTCTCACCTGACCTCGACCGGAGTGCTGCTCGTCACGCAGGCGGTGCGCGATCAGCGTTATCCCATCGACGCCGAGCAGATCTGGGCCGGCGCGGTCGGGGAACCGCAGTAA